One window of Mangrovibacterium diazotrophicum genomic DNA carries:
- a CDS encoding MBL fold metallo-hydrolase, whose protein sequence is MKRTTPILLSLILLVSVLSGKSASAQYRIKDVIPTSKGDLEITIIGHCFYHFTFNRLNIYVDPIPNVGDISALPKADLILITHDHRDHLSTNVIQFLSKYDTKVIASKACIKKMDFGEFLENGQQTTFGEIYIKAVPAYNVVNLRPDDVPYHPKGDGNGYFLVFGDKTVYIAGDTEYIDEMRFFMKPDIAFIPMMMPFCMDEDMFIKVAKRLKPEIIYPVHYNTKLDSLVEKMKIALPNTEVKIR, encoded by the coding sequence ATGAAACGAACTACCCCAATTCTGCTAAGTCTCATCCTACTTGTGAGTGTACTTTCCGGCAAGTCTGCTTCCGCTCAATACCGGATCAAAGATGTCATCCCAACGTCCAAAGGCGATCTGGAGATAACAATTATTGGGCACTGTTTCTACCATTTCACATTCAACCGGCTGAATATTTATGTAGACCCGATTCCGAATGTCGGGGATATCAGCGCATTGCCAAAAGCCGACCTGATATTGATTACACACGATCATCGCGACCACCTGAGTACAAATGTCATCCAGTTTTTGTCGAAATACGATACGAAAGTCATTGCCTCGAAAGCCTGCATCAAAAAAATGGATTTCGGTGAATTTCTGGAAAACGGACAACAAACCACCTTTGGCGAAATTTACATCAAAGCAGTACCAGCTTACAATGTTGTCAACCTTCGGCCCGACGATGTGCCGTATCACCCGAAAGGCGACGGGAATGGCTATTTCCTGGTGTTTGGCGATAAAACGGTTTACATTGCCGGCGACACAGAATACATCGACGAGATGCGCTTTTTCATGAAACCCGACATAGCATTTATCCCGATGATGATGCCCTTTTGCATGGACGAAGACATGTTTATAAAAGTGGCAAAACGCCTGAAACCGGAGATTATCTACCCGGTTCATTACAATACCAAGCTCGATTCGCTGGTCGAAAAAATGAAAATAGCCCTGCCAAATACAGAAGTTAAAATTCGCTAG
- a CDS encoding MATE family efflux transporter, which yields MPQTHFDEASKKVSHISFQSIWSDVKEAIAGSERDFTETSVGKAIFLLAVPMILEMMMESVFAVVDIFFVSRLGADAVATVGITESVMTIVYAVGIGLSTATTALVARRVGEKEPRKAGNAAFQAILVGAIFSFIVAIPGFVFAKEFLMLMGASEQMAESGFYYPMIMFGGNLVIMLLFIINAVFRSSGDAAISMRVLWLANIINLILDPLLIFGWGPIPALGIKGAAIATTTGRGIAVLYQFYLLFKGNGRIHLDVRNLSVRLKVMLKLLRLSVGGIFQYLIATSSWIILVRMISVFGPEVLAGYTIAIRIIIFALLPAWGLSNAAATLVGQNLGADKPERAERSVWITAGTNVAMMTVICIIILSIPEKLVLLFIDDPSVLQSGITTLQWMGGGFIFYALGMVVVQGFNGSGDTLTPTKINLVCFWLLEIPLAYLLSIHYDLRLSGVCLSIVSAEILLTVIGVMAFRRGNWKLRKV from the coding sequence ATGCCCCAAACTCACTTTGACGAAGCCTCGAAAAAAGTCAGCCACATTTCCTTTCAATCCATTTGGTCGGATGTAAAAGAAGCGATCGCGGGTAGCGAACGAGACTTTACCGAGACCAGTGTTGGGAAAGCGATTTTCCTGCTGGCTGTTCCCATGATTTTGGAGATGATGATGGAGTCGGTCTTTGCCGTGGTCGACATTTTTTTCGTGTCAAGATTGGGCGCCGATGCCGTTGCCACTGTGGGTATTACCGAGTCGGTGATGACGATTGTTTATGCCGTTGGAATTGGTTTGAGTACGGCAACCACTGCTCTTGTCGCCCGTCGGGTAGGCGAAAAGGAACCACGAAAAGCGGGCAATGCAGCCTTTCAGGCGATTCTAGTCGGAGCGATATTTTCGTTTATCGTCGCCATTCCGGGTTTTGTTTTCGCCAAGGAATTCCTGATGCTGATGGGTGCCAGCGAGCAAATGGCCGAGTCCGGTTTCTACTACCCCATGATCATGTTTGGCGGCAACCTGGTTATTATGCTACTTTTCATCATCAACGCGGTGTTCCGCAGCTCGGGCGATGCCGCTATCTCGATGCGTGTACTGTGGCTGGCCAATATTATCAACCTCATCCTCGATCCGCTGCTGATTTTCGGTTGGGGACCAATCCCCGCTCTGGGAATCAAAGGAGCAGCAATCGCCACCACCACCGGAAGAGGAATTGCCGTGCTGTACCAATTCTACCTGCTGTTCAAAGGCAACGGACGCATTCACCTGGATGTGCGAAATCTCAGTGTACGGCTGAAAGTGATGCTCAAACTCCTCCGCCTTTCTGTCGGTGGAATTTTCCAATACCTGATTGCGACTTCAAGCTGGATTATATTGGTAAGAATGATCTCTGTTTTCGGGCCTGAAGTACTGGCAGGCTACACCATCGCTATCCGCATTATTATCTTTGCGTTGTTGCCGGCTTGGGGCCTATCCAACGCCGCAGCGACCTTGGTCGGCCAAAACCTGGGCGCCGACAAACCGGAACGGGCCGAGCGATCCGTTTGGATTACCGCAGGCACGAATGTCGCCATGATGACCGTCATCTGCATCATCATTCTGAGTATTCCCGAGAAACTGGTGCTGCTTTTTATCGACGATCCATCCGTCCTCCAAAGCGGCATCACCACTTTGCAATGGATGGGAGGCGGATTTATTTTCTACGCTTTGGGGATGGTCGTGGTCCAGGGATTTAACGGCAGCGGTGATACGTTGACACCGACCAAAATCAACCTGGTGTGTTTTTGGTTACTCGAAATCCCCCTCGCCTATTTATTGTCAATCCACTACGATCTCCGGCTTTCGGGCGTTTGCCTGTCGATTGTTTCAGCTGAAATACTTCTGACCGTTATCGGTGTTATGGCTTTCCGACGCGGGAATTGGAAGCTTCGAAAAGTATAG
- a CDS encoding YccF domain-containing protein — protein MSTLGNLIWVVFGGFLIFLEYLISGILLCVTIVGIPFGLQAIKLSLLALWPFGAKIEYMGYAPGCLSTIMNIIWLLIGGIWIALTHLVFGILFAITIIGIPFAKQHFKLVSLALTPFGRRVV, from the coding sequence ATGTCTACTTTGGGAAATCTTATTTGGGTCGTTTTCGGGGGCTTTCTCATTTTCCTCGAATACCTGATCTCCGGAATTCTGCTTTGCGTTACGATTGTCGGCATTCCGTTCGGCTTACAGGCCATCAAACTTTCGCTTTTGGCACTTTGGCCTTTCGGGGCAAAAATTGAATACATGGGTTACGCGCCCGGATGCCTGTCAACCATCATGAACATCATTTGGCTGTTAATCGGTGGTATCTGGATTGCCCTCACCCACCTCGTTTTCGGCATCCTGTTTGCCATCACCATTATCGGAATTCCATTTGCCAAACAACATTTCAAACTGGTCAGCCTGGCATTGACCCCGTTTGGAAGACGAGTGGTTTAG
- a CDS encoding phosphoadenylyl-sulfate reductase, with amino-acid sequence MSEELAKQLNTELGEKDTVETLKALADRFPGKVVFTTSFGIEDQVITDLIFKNDIDIKVVTLDTGRLFEETYKVYARTIEKYKKPIIPFYPKHEPLEKFIGENGPNSFYVSVENRKMCCHIRKVEPLGRALEGMECWITGLRASQSANREGLEFFNWDGGFNVVKYNPLLHWELEDCRKYTLENHVPYNVLHDRGFVSIGCAPCTRAIQPGEDFRAGRWWWESNSKKECGLHQH; translated from the coding sequence ATGAGCGAAGAATTAGCAAAACAACTCAATACAGAACTTGGTGAAAAAGACACCGTCGAAACGTTGAAAGCCTTGGCTGATCGTTTCCCCGGGAAAGTTGTTTTTACCACTAGTTTTGGAATTGAAGACCAGGTGATTACCGACCTGATTTTCAAAAATGACATTGACATCAAAGTGGTGACCCTGGACACAGGTCGTTTGTTTGAAGAAACTTACAAGGTGTACGCGCGAACCATTGAAAAATATAAAAAGCCAATCATTCCTTTTTACCCAAAGCACGAGCCGCTCGAGAAGTTTATTGGCGAGAATGGCCCCAATAGTTTTTATGTTTCGGTGGAAAACCGAAAAATGTGTTGTCACATTCGCAAGGTTGAACCGCTGGGCCGTGCACTTGAAGGCATGGAATGCTGGATTACCGGTTTGCGTGCATCGCAGTCGGCTAACCGTGAAGGACTGGAATTCTTCAATTGGGATGGCGGATTCAATGTTGTGAAATACAACCCGCTGTTGCATTGGGAACTGGAAGATTGCCGTAAATACACCTTGGAAAACCATGTGCCGTACAACGTTTTACACGATCGCGGATTTGTGAGCATCGGTTGTGCGCCATGTACGCGCGCCATTCAACCGGGAGAAGACTTCCGCGCCGGACGTTGGTGGTGGGAAAGCAATTCGAAAAAAGAGTGCGGTTTGCACCAACATTAA